A stretch of DNA from Nonlabens ponticola:
ACTCGCTTCTATTCAAATCTAATTTTTCTACCGTGAGATTTTGTAAGGTATCCTCACTTTGTATCAACAGTTTATTAACGTTTTCCTGCGATATCAACGGCTCTTTATAATCAGTAAATGAGACAGTTACATCTTCTACTTTTTGCGATTCATGACGATGATCTGCAAAGCCGTAAAGTGCTATAATGGCAACTAAAACTAGGCTTAAAATAATATGGTTTTCATACTGTTTCATACGGCTAGTTTTTCTTGAAGTTTTTCTGCCTCGACACCTATATCACCAGCACCTAAAATGAGTACAATGCGATTATTCATTTCTTCAATGAATTCTGCAATATCTTCCTTGCCTACTACGGCGCTTACTTGCGGCGGCGCGCCTAATGATCTAATATTCTCGCATAGGGCTTGAGAATGTACTCCATCAATAGGCTGCTCGCGCGCAGGGTAGATATCTAGAATGCCAACCTTGTCAAATTGCGCAAGACTTGCGGCAAACTCATCCATAAAATCACGCGTGCGTGAGAATAAGTGCGGTTGGAATATTACGGTACACATTTCATCAGGATACATCTCGCTCACCGCTTGATAAACCGCATTTATTTCTTGTGGGTGATGTGCATAATCGTCAATTACTACACGATCTAGACTGTCAATCTTATAGCTAAAACGGCGTTTGACGCCGGGAAAACTCGCCAACGCTGTTTTCAATAATTGTGGCTCGACACCATATTCTATCGCCATAGAAAGCGCTAGTAATGCATTTGATAGATTGTGCTGTCCTGGCAATTTGAGCATAAAATCGGCGTAAGTCTTACCGTTAGAAATCAGATCAAAATGATAAGCACCGTTGACTATGGTCAAGTTTTCCACATAGGTATCACCACTCGCAATTCCTACCGTTTGGGCGTTGTCAATATCTAGCGACTCATTGACAAATAGCTTGTTGCGGTCAACGAGATCTGCAAATTCATGGAATGCTTGTTCAAAATCCTCAACAGTTTTATAGATATCGAGATGGTCTGCATCCATGGATGTAATACCACTTATATCAGGCGATAATTGCAAGAAACTACGATCAAATTCATCTGCCTCAACGACCATGACATCTGTTCCCGTACTCAAATAATTGGTCTCGTATTCCTCAAGGATACCGCCTAAAAACGCAGTCACTTTTACATCGCTTTTATATAATAGATGCGCAAGAATGGCACTTGTGGTAGTCTTTCCGTGAGTTCCAGCCACCGCTAGACAGGTCATGGTTTTTGAAATGGAACCTAGTAATTGTGCACGTTTGTTGATGGGTATTCCGCTTTCGCGAAAGCGTAACAACTCACCAAAATCCTGAGGCACGGCAGGCGTATAAATCACTTGAGACTTCTCGATATCCTTGAAAGCATCAGGAATTCGCTCGAAGGCATCATTATAATGAATATCGATACCTTCATCTTCCAGCTTCTTGGTGAGGCTTGTAATCACACGATCATATCCAGCAACGTTCTTGCCCAGTGATTTGAGGTAGCGTGCGAGGCTGCTCATCCCTATACCGCCTATGCCGATAAAGTAAAAATGGCTTATATCCTTTATATCACGCATCGTGTAGTAATTTTTCCATGTGATTTACTATGTCACTGGTAGCATTAGGCAACGCGAGCTTTTTGAAATTATCGCTTAGCCTTTGTTGTAATTTTTTGTCCTCTAGTAATTGATTCCAGACCATTGTAAAATTCTCGTCCAGATCCTTTTCCTGGATCATGAGTGCTGCGTCGTTGCTTACCACCGCTAGTGCATTTTTTGTTTGGTGATCCTCTGCAACGTGCGGTGATGGTATGAATATCACTGGCTTTGCCACCAGAGCCAACTCTGATATAGTTCCAGCACCTGATCTTGAAATGATAACGTTTGCAGCAGCGTATGCTAGATCCATGCGGTCGATGAAAGCCATGACTTTTACGTTTTCAGTCTCTGCATCCTTGTATTGATCATAATAAATTTTGCCACATTGCCAGATCACCTGAATATCCTTGAACAATTCCAGATTTTTGAAGATGAGTTGGTTGATCCTACGTGAACCTAAGCTGCCACCTAAAACCAATAATGTTTGTTTACCAGAATCAAGATTGAAGTGCTCGATCGCTGTCGCTTTATCATGATTCATGCTTACCAGATCCTGTCGTACTGGATTTCCTGTGAGGACGATCTTGTCCTTAGGAAAAAATCGTTCCAGTCCATCGCTTGCCGTACAGATAACATCTACCTTTTTTCCTAATAATTTATTTGTAATTCCTGGATAGGAATTTTGCTCTTGAATAAGCGTCTTGATACCCTTGCGATTTGCCATGAACAGCAACGGGCCGCTGGCATAACCGCCAGTACCAATCGCTATGTCTGGCTTAAATTCTTTAATGATCTTACCTGCATCTTTGAGACTCTTAATCACCTTGAGTGGAAACATCAAGTTTTTTCTACTGAGACTTCTTTGCAGACCACTGATCCATAAACCTT
This window harbors:
- the murG gene encoding undecaprenyldiphospho-muramoylpentapeptide beta-N-acetylglucosaminyltransferase — encoded protein: MYSVKPYKIIISGGGTGGHIYPAISIANECRNRWSDCEILFVGANDRMEMQKVPAAGYDIKGLWISGLQRSLSRKNLMFPLKVIKSLKDAGKIIKEFKPDIAIGTGGYASGPLLFMANRKGIKTLIQEQNSYPGITNKLLGKKVDVICTASDGLERFFPKDKIVLTGNPVRQDLVSMNHDKATAIEHFNLDSGKQTLLVLGGSLGSRRINQLIFKNLELFKDIQVIWQCGKIYYDQYKDAETENVKVMAFIDRMDLAYAAANVIISRSGAGTISELALVAKPVIFIPSPHVAEDHQTKNALAVVSNDAALMIQEKDLDENFTMVWNQLLEDKKLQQRLSDNFKKLALPNATSDIVNHMEKLLHDA
- the murC gene encoding UDP-N-acetylmuramate--L-alanine ligase, with the protein product MRDIKDISHFYFIGIGGIGMSSLARYLKSLGKNVAGYDRVITSLTKKLEDEGIDIHYNDAFERIPDAFKDIEKSQVIYTPAVPQDFGELLRFRESGIPINKRAQLLGSISKTMTCLAVAGTHGKTTTSAILAHLLYKSDVKVTAFLGGILEEYETNYLSTGTDVMVVEADEFDRSFLQLSPDISGITSMDADHLDIYKTVEDFEQAFHEFADLVDRNKLFVNESLDIDNAQTVGIASGDTYVENLTIVNGAYHFDLISNGKTYADFMLKLPGQHNLSNALLALSMAIEYGVEPQLLKTALASFPGVKRRFSYKIDSLDRVVIDDYAHHPQEINAVYQAVSEMYPDEMCTVIFQPHLFSRTRDFMDEFAASLAQFDKVGILDIYPAREQPIDGVHSQALCENIRSLGAPPQVSAVVGKEDIAEFIEEMNNRIVLILGAGDIGVEAEKLQEKLAV